A window from Fragaria vesca subsp. vesca linkage group LG5, FraVesHawaii_1.0, whole genome shotgun sequence encodes these proteins:
- the LOC101302268 gene encoding uncharacterized protein LOC101302268 isoform 2, with product MKMEKAFTLVQTVAVATVFSAVSGWYGFMFGRESARKELGSLIEDLRRQSLNSDPPPPPPHS from the exons ATGAAAATGGAGAAAGCTTTCACTCTGGTTCAGACAGTTGCAGTGGCCACTGTCTTCTCTGCCGTTTCCGGCTG GTACGGCTTCATGTTTGGAAGAGAATCTGCTCGCAAAGAGCTCGGAAGCTTAATCGAAGACCTTCGCCGCCAGAGTCTCAATTCCGATCCACCACCGCCGCCACCTCATTCCTGA
- the LOC101294375 gene encoding LRR receptor-like serine/threonine-protein kinase GSO1-like encodes MSGGSMQYSVLVGLVCLAIASFSSSVGSSNNTFLCLESERLALLQFKQGLLSDYKYNALATWESTKDCCDWRGIACNNHTGHVITLDLSFNFLRGEIHPSLLELRYLEYLDLSFNDFGGMMIPVFIGSLSQLKELKLGRANFSGHVPPQLGNLSNLHTLDLSNNENVSSENVEWLSHLSSLRYLNMSWVNLSEAVNWPQSLSKLTSLRELKLSLCNLPDVNLSSLSKNALETLDLQNNQFWGSLPELTGFSKLRELLLSSNNISGSLPESVGTLSSLEELDVSMNSMTGVITESHLRDLSRLQSLKLSGNGFYINLSSHWDPPFQLTSSLALSSCKLGPAFPKWILKQTNITELHLSNAGISGSLPDKFWDLFVHLYSLDLSINQICGKLPNLSTTIFWVVDLSSNLLSGAVPSFPPTLRFLNLSTNMFSDLSSSFCATRAPYLGFIEISDNLLSGELPNCWMQFSGLGLLFLGKNKLSGKIPSSLGNLKIMTLLSLKDNNFSGELPSLENCTELAMVDLDNNNLSGRIPTWIGQRLTTLMYLRLRSNQFSGIIPSSLCNLATIHVLDLSHNNISGGLPRCLNNITAMAVDIVLGMGVELVWKGIEREFGKNLLQVRSIDISSNSLVDEIPESITSMEKLTSLNLSGNNLIGKVPENFGNMKMLESLDLSRNQISGGIPASFSKLNFLSVLDLSHNNLSGRIPLGTQLQSFNATVYMGNFGLCGPPLTPNCSENGTTQADDDMKEDDDDGLISLGFFISTVLGFVSGFWIVCGSLLLKSSWRYAYFKFLDDSRDWIHVKTAVYKEKMQRRLQR; translated from the coding sequence ATGAGTGGAGGATCTATGCAATATTCTGTTTTGGTTGGCCTTGTGTGCCTGGCCATTGCCTCCTTTTCTAGTAGTGTTGGAAGCTCCAACAATACTTTCTTGTGCTTGGAGAGTGAAAGGCTTGCTCTTTTACAGTTTAAACAAGGCCTTCTATCCGATTACAAATATAATGCTCTTGCCACTTGGGAAAGCACGAAAGATTGCTGCGACTGGAGAGGAATTGCGTGTAACAATCATACAGGTCATGTCATCACTCTTGATCTCTCTTTTAATTTTCTAAGAGGTGAAATTCATCCTTCACTACTTGAATTGCGATATCTAGAGTACTTGGACCTTAGTTTTAATGATTTTGGAGGTATGATGATTCCCGTCTTCATTGGCTCTTTGAGTCAATTGAAAGAGCTCAAACTTGGAAGAGCTAATTTCAGTGGGCATGTTCCTCCCCAGCTTGGAAACCTCTCTAATTTGCACACTCTTGATCTTTCCAATAACGAAAATGTTAGTTCTGAAAATGTTGAGTGGTTGTCTCATCTCTCTTCCTTGAGATACCTGAACATGTCATGGGTGAATTTGTCTGAGGCTGTGAATTGGCCACAATCTTTGAGCAAGCTCACTTCATTAAGAGAGCTTAAGTTATCTCTGTGTAACCTTCCTGATGTCAATCTAAGCTCACTTTCTAAGAACGCACTGGAGACCTTGGACTTGCAGAATAACCAGTTCTGGGGTTCACTTCCAGAACTGACAGGTTTTTCCAAGTTGAGAGAGTTACTCCTCTCCTCTAATAATATATCCGGGTCTCTACCCGAGAGTGTCGGGACACTCTCTAGCCTTGAAGAACTAGATGTCAGCATGAATTCTATGACGGGTGTCATCACAGAATCCCACCTTCGGGACCTCTCTCGTTTACAGTCTTTGAAACTTTCTGGTAATGGTTTCTACATCAACCTCAGCTCTCATTGGGATCCACCATTTCAACTTACTAGTTCGTTAGCCCTCTCCTCTTGCAAGCTGGGCCCAGCTTTTCCGAAATGGATTCTGAAGCAGACAAATATTACTGAGCTTCATCTCTCTAATGCTGGAATATCAGGATCATTACCTGATAAGTTTTGGGATCTATTTGTCCACTTATATTCGTTAGATCTCTCCATCAATCAAATCTGTGGGAAGCTGCCGAATCTGTCAACAACAATATTTTGGGTTGTTGACTTGTCTTCTAATCTACTTTCCGGTGCAGTGCCATCATTTCCTCCGACGCTTAGGTTCTTGAATCTCTCGACCAACATGTTTTCTGACCTCTCGTCTTCCTTTTGTGCAACGCGGGCTCCATATTTGGGTTTCATTGAAATTTCTGATAACCTATTATCAGGGGAGCTTCCCAATTGTTGGATGCAATTCTCAGGATTGGGATTATTGTTTTTAGGAAAAAATAAATTATCAGGGAAAATACCAAGCTCGTTGGGCAATCTAAAGATTATGACTTTATTGAGTTTAAAAGATAACAACTTCTCAGGAGAATTGCCTTCGTTAGAAAATTGTACTGAACTAGCGATGGTTGACCTTGACAACAATAACTTGTCGGGGAGGATACCAACATGGATTGGCCAACGCCTAACAACTTTGATGTATCTACGCTTACGCTCCAATCAGTTCAGTGGAATCATACCTTCTTCCCTGTGCAATCTAGCCACCATTCATGTTTTGGACCTCTCTCACAACAATATTTCAGGAGGCTTGCCACGTTGCTTGAATAACATAACCGCTATGGCGGTTGATATTGTATTGGGAATGGGTGTAGAACTCGTATGGAAAGGAATAGAGAGAGAGTTTGGGAAAAATCTTCTGCAGGTGAGAAGCATTGACATTTCAAGCAATTCTTTGGTAGACGAAATTCCAGAAAGTATCACAAGTATGGAAAAGTTAACATCACTGAACCTTTCAGGAAACAATTTGATCGGAAAGGTTCCTGAAAACTTTGGAAACATGAAGATGTTGGAATCTCTTGATTTGTCCAGAAACCAGATATCTGGTGGAATACCTGCAAGTTTTTCAAAACTAAACTTTCTTAGTGTCTTGGACTTATCACACAACAACTTGTCAGGAAGAATTCCACTTGGCACCCAACTTCAGAGTTTTAATGCTACTGTATATATGGGAAATTTTGGACTTTGCGGACCACCGTTGACACCAAATTGCTCGGAAAATGGAACAACACAAGCTGATGATGATATGAAAGAAGATGATGATGATGGTCTCATAAGCCTGGGATTTTTTATCAGTACAGTGCTAGGATTTGTCAGTGGATTTTGGATAGTCTGTGGGAGTTTGCTGCTGAAGAGCTCTTGGAGATACGCCTATTTCAAATTCTTAGATGATTCAAGAGATTGGATTCATGTCAAAACGGCTGTGTACAAGGAAAAAATGCAGAGGAGACTTCAAAGATAA
- the LOC101302753 gene encoding probable receptor-like protein kinase At5g47070-like, protein MKCFFPFKSKNKQKESESAPDLRKNSDSLAPVLDRAAKSLPSPRSIPELYKEKEQNLTVFPFQELRDSTNGFSRLQKLGEGGFGSVYKGMIKPKNGKGSAILVAIKKLNPHSLQGHKEWLAEVQFLGVVNHPNLVKLLGYCSVDGERGIQRLLVYEYMPNRSLEDHLFNRALKPLPWITRLQIMLGAAQGLAYLHEGLEVQVIYRDFKSSNVLLDENFKPKLSDFGLAREGPKGDRTHVSTAVVGTYGYAAPEYVETGHLSIHSDLWSFGVVLYEIITGRRVLERNRPTAEQKLLHWVRQYPADSKKFSMVIDPLLRDQYSFDAAQKIAKLADSCLNKNPKDRPTMIQVVEILKQAIQDSQKGTNSVNNSFGASGSRLGKKNPKLR, encoded by the exons ATGAAGTGCTTCTTTCCCTTCAAATCCAAGAACAAACAAAAGGAATCGGAGTCAGCTCCGGATTTGAGGAAGAATAGCGACTCCTTGGCTCCTGTATTAGACCGTGCCGCGAAATCTCTACCTTCACCAAGAAGCATACCAGAATTGTACAAAGAGAAGGAGCAGAATTTGACAGTTTTCCCATTCCAAGAGCTCAGGGATTCAACAAATGGCTTCAGCAGATTGCAGAAGCTTGGTGAAGGAGGCTTTGGGAGTGTGTATAAAGGAATGATCAAGCCCAAAAATGGAAAGGGTAGTGCAATTTTGGTTGCCATCAAAAAGTTGAATCCTCATAGCTTACAG GGTCATAAAGAATGGCTTGCAGAGGTTCAATTTCTTGGTGTGGTAAATCACCCAAATCTGGTAAAGCTTCTAGGATATTGCTCTGTAGATGGAGAAAGAGGGATCCAACGGCTATTGGTGTATGAATATATGCCTAATAGGAGTTTAGAAGATCATCTTTTCAATAGGGCATTGAAGCCTCTTCCTTGGATAACGAGGTTACAAATAATGCTTGGTGCTGCTCAAGGATTGGCTTATCTACATGAGGGACTGGAAGTCCAG GTGATATATCGAGATTTCAAATCCTCCAACGTGCTCTTGGATGAGAACTTTAAGCCGAAGCTGTCAGACTTTGGGCTTGCTAGAGAAGGGCCAAAGGGTGACCGTACTCATGTATCGACAGCG GTGGTAGGGACTTATGGATATGCTGCCCCGGAATATGTCGAAACAGGCCATCTTTCCATTCATAGTGACCTATGGAGTTTTGGTGTGGTGCTGTATGAGATCATCACTGGGAGGCGTGTGTTAGAAAGAAACCGACCAACAGCAGAGCAGAAGCTTCTTCATTGGGTTAGACAGTACCCTGCAGACAGTAAAAAGTTCAGCATGGTAATAGATCCACTCCTGAGAGATCAGTATTCTTTTGATGCAGCTCAGAAAATCGCCAAGTTGGCAGATAGTTGCCTGAACAAGAATCCAAAAGACCGGCCAACGATGATTCAGGTAGTAGAGATCTTAAAGCAAGCTATACAAGATTCACAAAAGGGTACCAACTCTGTAAATAACAGTTTTGGGGCATCTGGGTCTAGATTGGGTAAAAAGAACCCCAAGTTGAGGTGA